From the genome of Melopsittacus undulatus isolate bMelUnd1 chromosome 18, bMelUnd1.mat.Z, whole genome shotgun sequence:
GTCTCACAGGCTCTGGGCCTCCCACCCATCCTCAGCCATGCAGACATTGTGTTGGCCAACTGGAGGAGGAAGAACCCCAATGGGTAAACAGGCAACAGTGGTGACCCTGAGCAGGTCCCATCCAGCACAATGGGGACAAACAGATCCCAAACTGCTCCTGTTCCATCAGACCCCACTGAAACCCACTATTGTGGGGCCTGCTTTGGACCAGTGAGCCCCTTTGTACCCCTAGAACACAGCCCATTGCTGATTCTAacatctctcttctctctcctttccttgTGCTTTTGCTGGCAATAACAACAATGTCTTCAGGCCCCTGGAAATCGAGTAAGTATTTAAGATGCTTATTTATTTCCAGGCagtattggttttgtttggcttggctctccagcactgcagggctCTGCTTAGGTTCAACCTCTCTTGATGTATGAGCACAACAAAACCAGCTCAGTCTCATTGGCACGCAAATGCTACTGCAACAACAGCAAAGTGCCATGGCTGCGGCTGAGCCTCGCTGGCCTGGGCCAGCCCTATAGCCCAGTGAGTGCATGGAGAGGGTCCTGCACCCATaaaaccagctctgctctgcccagggCGCAGACAAGAGGCTCTGTGGCTGGGGAAGGTTTGGTTCCAAGGCTcagtgggttttggggtgtgcAGGGAACTCCTGAGAGCATCTTCCTGACCCCCCATccttggctgctgcagcaacCTGGACACCATCATTGCATTGCCTGGGGGAGAGAGCCTGAGAGGCTTCATCCTCGTCACCCTCCTGGTTGAGAAGGCAGCTGTGCCAGGGTTTAAGGTAGGGGATCCTTGTCCTCACAGTGCTTTGATGTGGGGACCATCCCCTGCTCCCCTGCTCATGGGCAGAGCCGGCAGTGGGTACCCAGAGCCGCAGACATCCCAGCCCCTCATCACTTTGtgttctcctttctctcctctccaaGGCAATTGTGGAGGCTGTtcgtgctgtgctgcagctggatgAGGAGACCCtgcacagagcactgcaggaCATGGCAGAGGCCATCCGGGACATGAGCAAGGCTTTGAAACGGATGCATGGTAACAGCATCCTTGGGTGGAGggcagcctaaccctaaccctaatgccagGTCCTTCTCTGAGCACAGATTTGGGTCCCCTCAGCTGTGACAGGAGGGACACGGCCATATGGGAACCACTGGTGCAGGGGGAATGACTTGCCCTTTGCTTGCACTAACATCTATGACCTGGTTTCCTCCTAGACCATGTGGATCCAGCCGTGTTCTACTCCGTGATCCGCATCTTTCTCTCTGGGTAAGCAAGATAATCCCCCCtcaaacactggaaaaggtCATTTAGACAAGGCAGAACCATGGTTATGAGCCCAGCACTGTGGGTTTATCATCCCTCCTCTTCCATGCGGGGCTGTGAGCATCCTTCCCAGGGGGTTTCTATTCTTACTTCTCTTCAGCATATCTCAGCATTCCTAAATCAAAAGGCTCCATGCATCCGGCTTAGGCTTCTCTCATATTTTATCTGAGCTGACCTTGTCTTGATGGCCATCGGCCTGGAACAACATGCCTCTTAAATTCCCTTCTGCTTAAAACTTCCCACTAGTAAAGATTACTATAAATACAGCCCAGGGAGAGCTAAAAATACACTGGTATTTGATAATGGATctattttcactgcagtttatgcaaaaccagctccagcactcacagcccaagcagcagcacccaaAGCCTCATGAAACGGGTGCATTCCTCAGAAGGTCAAGAGATATTTTTGTGCCAGGCACGTTATCTCTGGGAGATTAGAACTCCCCTTTCCATCTGTAAGCAAGCATTGGTCCATGCACGGAGCCTGCTGCAGGGCCCATGGGTTGATGCATGCACTGGTCTCTGGGCTTGCTGAGGATGAGCAGCCTGAGGACAGGAAGGGAATCATGTTGCAGGCTGGGTCTCTGCTGTCTTTAAGGGCAATGCCTTAAGAGCAACAAGGAATGACCCAAATTCCAGGGGGTCAGGGGAGCATTTTGGGTGACTCCATCTGCTTGGAGATTGGCTTCTCCCAATGGCCACTGGGATCTCAAGGTGTTGATGTCAAAAGTGCTCTTATtgcccctctgctccagcacacccagctctgcacatgaGCCCAAGGTGCTCATCCATGCATGGCATCCCATAGAATGATCCCTAGCTCCTATTGAGGATTCCTCCCTATACCCATGACCTTATTGTGCACCTCAGCAGTGTTTGCTTTCCAAGTGCATCTCCCATTTGAGGATGAGGCTGAGTGAGGAGGAAGAGATCCATGGCTGGGTTAGGAAGGGTTTGTTCCATGTTACCAGCTCAGGGTCTCTGCTTGCAGCCCCCTCATCCCattctctgctccctgcctcacTGCTGTGTCTTCCTGCTCAGCTGGAAGGATAACCCAGCCATGCCGGATGGGCTGATATATGAAGGGGTATCCGATGAGCCTATGGAATACTCGGGAGGGAGCGCGGCACAAAGCACCATCCTTCATGCCTTTGATGAGCTCCTGGGCATTCGCCACAGCGAGGAGAGTGGTAAGACACCCACTTCCTAAGGGAATAAGGGGTGAGGGAAGAACCAAGGCAGAGCGATTCCCATCTCGCCCTCGCATTGCTTTGCTCTGCCCAGTTTGTTAGGGAGGAAGCCTATAAACGAGGCTCTGGCAGCACTTCCTTGCTGCTATAAATTCCCAGCTGGACCAGCCTCTGCTTTCCGTGTGTCAGCTTTATATTGAGGTTATATAGGGGTACCGAGATGAGGGAATGGAGCATCCTGCTGTACCCACATCATCCATTCACACCTCATCGCTTTAGTCCATCCCACAGGATACGTTCATCAGAAATCAGCAAACCCATtctaacagcaacaaaaatcaaaccccaaacaaccccaaacccaaaggCTGAGAGCAAAGACTAAACTCTACCTTTTAGGCTTAAAACCAACCTTAATGAAGCATTGGCCTAATATGGGTCTTCTTTGTCACGTAGCAGGCTAGGGGCTGAGTGTCAGGCTGCTTTAACCCACTGATTTCTCCCTTTGCTGGTGCCTTGCAGCCGCTTTCCTGCACAGGATGAGGGGGTACATGCCCCCCCCACACAGAGCCTTCGTGGAGGAGATCCACcgtgccccatccctgaagcAGCTCGTGCTCTCCTCTGGGGACACACGGCTCCATGAGGCTTTCAACCAGTGCGTGTCAGCACTGGTGGACTTCAGGTCCTACCACATCACCATCGTCACCAAGTACATCAGTGTCGCAGCGGCCAAGGCCAAGGCCgggagggcagagcagggcaccAAGGCTGGCTCCTCCATAGGGAAGCCCCCATCCGCACTGGAGGCCAAAGGGACCGGTGGGTCCCACATCTTCTGCTTCCTGAAGAGCATCAGGGACACCACCAGGGAAGGGATGATAAGTGCCTGACTTTGCCATAGGGTTTGCACTGTGCAGGAGGCCACACGTGCGTGTCTGCAGTGCCTGAGCCACAATCCAACCACAGGGATCTTCACCCaaacctcctccagcagcacccatcctgctcaTGCATGTCTGGGACGTGTGGGACATGCTCTGGGTTGTTGAGGGAGAAAAGCACCACTGCTGGGAACCCCCAGAAGGCAAGCAGTGAGTTCAGCATCCTTCCACAGCACTGTGATGGGCACAGCATCCTTCCATGACACTGTAATGGACATAGCATCCTTCCATGACACCAGGATGGGCACAGCATCCTTCCATGACACCGTGATGGGCACAGCATCCTTTCAATGCACCAGGATCAGCACAACACCCCCCCCACAGCACCGGGATGAGCCGTGTTCATCCAAGCCCTGCTTGCTGCTTCGCACCAGGCTCGCTCCCCCCCGAACTCTGGGGTTACACGGACTAATAAAGCAGCGCTTCCCCCCCGCCCCGAGCCGTGCTGCGGACCCCGTGTCTGTCTCCGAGCCGCTGCTCATCGCGACATCCCAGCGCTTCCCATCGCGAGGTGGCGACAGAAACCCGCTTTTGGCTGTGCCGCAGCcgggatgctggagcagggatgggggggggcaggtcAAACATCGCACCCGTCGGGGTCTGGGGGCTTCCCGTTGCCTTCGGCACCCACACACggctcctctcccccccccggCATTGCGACACCCGGACGTGATGCTGTTGGGGTCCCAAACAACGGGGGCAGCCTCAAGGCGTTCAGTCCGCATCGACCCTGTCAGCCCGATCGCGATAGATGGGTGGGTAACGACAAGCGGTGCCGTCAGCATCCCGGCCTCTGGATGGGAGCCGGGTTTCACCATCACTTGTGTCTGTCCGAGGCAGCTCTGTCTGTTCCCAGCTTGAACAAGAGGCAGAGATCTTGCATCTGCTGTGGGAGCAcagggggatgctgctgccaacCGCAGCTCCCCAGCCAGGGGGATGATGCTGAAGTCACTCAAACCCTGCAGTATTTGGGCACTCACAGGCTTTGCTTTCTCATGTCTCAATGAGCAGCAACAGCTCATGGCAGGGGACATGGAGACACATGGTTATCCCAAGGCAATAAACCACCCATGGTCCTCATTAGGtatctgcagcagagcagcacccaGCCTGCTGCCTAATAGAGGGGCTCTTATGATAGAGACACTGTAAAGCCAGACTGCACTGGGATGGGTGGGTAGGTCTGCTCCAAGAACAGGGTTAAATCCTTTCCTATAATGCCAGGTGCCCTTTACAGTGTGATCACGCCCCCAAATGCCTTGGAAGCAGCGTGTTGAAGGAAACAAAGCCATATGCCACCGTGTTTTGCCTGCCCAGGTTTTGCTGGCACGGATGCCAGAGACGGGTTTCACACCCAATCAGTGCCGCGGTGCAAAAATAGCTTTGGCAGTGCCAAAAGAGAGTCAAGGTCCTTTGAAATGAGACTTTGTTCCCATAAGGGCAACAAAAAGCTCAGCTTGAAGCGTTAAAGCTCCTTGGTGAATTTTGGTCTGTGCCCTCTTTAGAGGTCCAGGCTTAAAGCTGGGGTTTAGGCTTAAAGCTGGGGTTTAGGAGATGGTATCTTCAGTAAATGACCTATGGGAAGGTGTCAACTTTAAATCTCCTTTAAAACACCTTTACATCTCAGCCTGGCAGCCCTCATTGCGCTTGGATCTTCATTTCTGACCAGCTGCTGCATGTTTGAGGTGGGGAATATTTCATCCTGATGCTTGGCTTGGTCTATTTCATTTCAGCCCATTTCGActtggaagggaaaaggaaactgCTCCAGCTAAATGGAAACCATCATGGGGCTTGCAGGGTCCTTCCCCTGCCCACACCAGCACAACCCCAGCGATGCTCCAGCTGTGGGGCAAGGAAGGTGCCCCAAAAGCTGCACAGCTCATGGTGTTCCCAGGGTGGGAAACTACACAACAAGGGCTCCCTTTTCCAAATGCATTGTCAGGGACAGAATGTGCATTAATCACATTCAGATCCTTTAAAATCAGATTCCAGGAGGACCCTGCAGCACTCCTGCACTAGACAGGGATGCACAAACCCTTCCTGCAGGATGGgacagctttgctttctctctgctcccagatCACTGCTGTCTCCTATTGATCACAGGACACAGAGATCTCAGGTCTTGGGTGTTTCATGACTGGCAGCACATTGCATTGTAGCTAAGGCCACACCAGCAAAACCCCTGCAATGGGATGAGCCCTTTTCTGCCCCTCTTTACTGAAGTGGGTGTTTATAGAGCAAGGAGAAACCAGCAAGAGGACAGAACCCCCtccctgagcacagcagcatctgcagggAGCTGATGCAAGACCAAGCAGGATGTCACAACCCTCGGCCCCAACAGCAGCCATGGACCAGGCTTAGAGCCACCCACAAGGAAACTCTTATCACTGCAAACAGGGGCCGGGCCCTGCAGCACCAGTGTCCACCTCTCCATTGTGAAGCTGCAGctcaggagcagccccagcaccaagcTCCGAGGTCTGGGCTCCTTATTACCCCTTTGCTTAAGCAGCGATTCCCCTGTGGTGCCTGCAGTTCCTAAGATGCCATCCCGGCCACGGCTCCGCTCCCCAGGACATCACACAGCCCAGACTCCTGCTTCCACTTTGGTCCCCGTGACTGGAATCGAAGGAGAACACAAACATTTGGATTCCAGACACTTCCCAACCCCGACCTTATTTATCATACTTGGCTCCGCTCCTGGAATCAGGGCCAGAAGAGGCCCTGAACAATTTATGTTATTTAACAGGCTGTGCATAGATCAATCTTGCTCTTCCCCTCTAGCCACGGGTTTCCCTCTGTGGTTTGCTGCACACTTATTATGTCCGTCAATAGCCAAGTAATTAAAATCCCCCATTATCCAGGTCCTGGCTGCCTTATGAGCTCCTCATAAGCTATAAAACCTTTGATCATCAACCTTCCTTAAGTACCCGGGAGGTCCAGAGCCCCATCTCAGCATCCCCTGAAGGTCCCATTGGAGCTGCCGTCTGCCAttctgctcctctccttcccattcTGTGCCAGGATTGCTCATTTTTATTCCCATCTTTCTCTGTCTGCTGGCAGCCACCAGCTCCTACCTTGCTCACAAGGCAAGGTTGGGACCTGCTGCATTCCTGGGATGTCACATCCCAGATTTCACCCCATTGGCACACACTGTGTACCCGCAGTGACAGCATCTCTACAGATGTGTCCCCAGGTTGGGTCTCCTCTCCTGCACAGCTGGGCCACAGGTCTCAAAGCAGTGTGTTAATAACAACCAAGTTTGCTTTGCAGTTCCCCTTTGGGATGGATGGGAGGATACAGAAAACACATCACCTTATGGAGCTGCCCAAGACCCGATGCTGTATCAGGTCCATGCCCTGAGCACCGtatctctcagcctggctttaTCTCCGCCTAGGGAATTACTCACCGTGGCAGGACTGACTGCAGTCTAGATATGATTAAAGGACATGACTCAAGCCCCAAAGTGCTAATTACAAcacagaaggaggaggaggacagagGAGCTGCTAAATTACACCTAATATGGAAAGTGAATTAGGAACAGATTGAAAAGCCATCACTGCAGGGATGATGAACCTGGGGCTGTCCCAGCCTGGGGAACACATCAGATGCAGCCCCCCTGAAGCAGCCTCAGGCCTCTTCCCATTGTTGTTCCTGTTCTGCACTTGGGATCCCGCTGCTCTCCTTGCTCTGTCATTCCATTCTACACCTGCTttgccccagcatccctgggacctgccccccccagcccaccAGCAGCCTGTGAGCAAGCCTTGGAGGAGCCCAGCCATGGGAGATGGGTTGGTTTATGTGGGACCTCTgggtttctgctgtgttttagcATCCCAGCCTCCCCAGGCAGAAGCAATCTCTGCTGAGGGCTCTGCTGCATCCATGCAGGCTGCAGTCACACTCCCATCACCTCCCCTCGCTGAGCCCAAtgcctgcactgcagcagtgtGATGATGCTGGGGTGAAGTGACACAAGGGACATGTCACATACACTCAGCTCCCATTTCTGCCTGCTAAAGGGACTAAACCAGCCCAAAGCCAGTCCCAGGCAAACATTGCTCCTGTTTTCCCATGGAAATGGGAAATGGCATCGTGATAACGTGAAACTCCAGATGGGAGGATGCCCAGAGGTTGCTTTGGGCAAAGGGCTTTATTTCAAGCCCTGATGATGATTTCAAGCTGGTGCTGTTACACCATTGCCCTGATGGGTTTAATTCCCCCTTTGGCCTGCAGTGAAGCAGGGGAGATGCAGGTTCTCTGTGTGCCAAGCAGCTCCAGGACTGGTGACATCCAGAGGGGAGGTGACAGGGCCCATAGACTTCACTGGGGCCAGGGCTGTctctttctgtgtgtgcttggacacagcacagcaggttCCTGGtttatgaggatgctgtggagtAATCAGAATAATAAACACAGTGAAGAAAGTGCATTATTGTGAAATAAAGGTTTTCCCATTAAATAAATCCTGGCCATTATCTGCATGTGTAATCCATGCGTCAGGAACAATGGGTGCTGGCTGGGGGGGCACCAAACCAACATTGCCTCCCTTTAGCTCACCTCTCATTCCAGCTCCATCGGgtttcagagcatccctgcctggtttgggttggaaaggaccttaaagctcatccagttccacctccctgccatgggcagggacaccttccactagagcagggtgctccaagccccatccttGATCacagacagggatggagcatttgagGGCTCATCAGAGCAGGGATCACTGGTGCCACACATCCACCCCAATGCCTGCTTGCAGGCTGCTGGCAAACAAGGGCAAACACCCCCTTGGCAATGGGACAGGTGCAGGATCCCAGGGTGATGCCTCAAGGGCTCTGTCAAACCCATTCCttagggaaagagaaagggattCAAAGACAAGGCCTTGCTATTATTGCAGTAAGAGCTGCCTCACgctgggctctgctgctaaATATATTCCATGTTTACTGTAGGCAAGAGCAGTGGGAAGCCTTCCGAAACGGCACTGGGGTTGCTCCAATTCCTTTCAGCAATCAATCCCGCCTGGCTTGAGCCGTTTTTATCCTGACACGAATGGAAACTATTCCCCTGTTTCATTTCTCCTGATGAAAGACGTTTCCTCAACAGAGAggagccccacagccctgggaAGGCATCCCCAAAGGAAGCATTCCGAAGGGATGCAGGGCACAGCTCGCAGTGGGGTGCCCTGTAAGCAGATGGGGCTGGTCAGGACACGGCCCCATGAGGTCAGGAGCCCTTCACAAGGCTGTGATAATGCTTCTGCTTCCCAATGCATTTGCTGAACAAGAGACTTGGAATTTACCCTCTTGCTGGTCAAATGCAGCCACGCTTGAGGCTGTTGATgctggatgcaggcagggactTGTTGGTGGGGATGGTGGTGAATGGATAAGGGGTGATGGTGGTGCATGGATAAGGGGTGATGGTGGTGAATGGATAAGGGGTGATGGTGGTGCATGGATAAGGGGTGATGGTGGTGAATGGATAAGAGGTGATGGTGCATGGATAAGGGATGATGGTGGTGCATGGATAAGGGGTGATGGTGCATGGATAAGGGATGATGGTGGTGCATGGATAAGAGGTGATGGTGCATGGATAAGGGATGATGGTGGTGCATGGATAAGAGGTGATGGTGCATGGATAAGGGATGATGGTGGTGCATGGATAAGGGGTGATGGTGGTGAATGGATAAGGGGTGATGGTGGTGCATGGATAAGGGATGATGTTGGTGCATGGATAAAGGATGATGGTGAGCACAAGGGTGAGGGCTCAGGTCCCTCCACTCCTctcatcagctgctgctgtaatGAGAGGGGCCTGTGAAGGGGGCGGTTTTGGGGTCAGATCTGCTGGATTTTGTTTACTTTCCCCATCAGCTTTCCCTAAACAGCAATTGGGAAACACTCCTTCCATGAAGCTCATCGAGGCCGGAACTGACTCAGCTTCGTGCATGGAGAGGGCTCTGGagacagctcagcagctccGTAAGTTAATGTCACACTCGTCACTGTTTACTGACTGACAGACAACCCATTTCGTTTGCATTTGTGCCTCACGTCAGCATGGCATGCCCAGAgctccctctgcatccctgtggCATCCCTGTGGCATCCATACAGCATCCCTACTGCATCCCCGCTTCATCCCTGCAGcgtccctgcagcatccctgcagtaTCCCTATTGCATCCCCACTTCATCCCTGCAGtatccctgcagcatccctacTGCATCCCTGCCGCATCCCCACTGCATCCTTGCTTCATGAAGCTGCCTGAAGCAACAGCCACTCATAGGGTCAGTGGCACCATTCAAACAGCAATTTGGCATTTCAAGAGCAGCAGTGACCACTGCCATGTACAATAACACCAAACCTTGAAACCTGGAATCTCCTTTTCCCCTGCCTGCTTCAGGGACTCTGCTGCTCCCAAAAACACAGGGAATtgctcagctcttcctcatTGATGCCTTTATGGAGCAAAAGGGAGCAGCTTGGAACAATCCAGGCTCTCAAGTGCATTCAGACCAGCAGTCCACAGCCCACACTAGGGCTGTTGTACCCAGTGTTCTCCATCTAAATGCTCCTTTCACGTACACGGTGTTGCAGCACTTCAGTGTGCTGGTGAGGCTATGGGATGGAGTGTCACAAAGGAAGACTGCAAATGCCATTTGTCTTTCAGGGCTCCTTATGTAAgacagaaaggagagaaaggggaCATGGATGGAAGCAGCATCAGGGCTTCCCACCACCTCATGCACTGACTGGGTGATCCCTGTGCTGATCCAGCCAACACTGATGCTGGGAAGCAGTGACTTGGAAGAACCAGGCAAGGGAACAGCTTCAGGCTGAGCACAGCCTACGTGAAGTGTACCTAAAAGGACAGATAAGACCCAGTACATATCTTGGAGGCCTTATCTCCTCGGGCTGAAAGGGTGGCTGGTACCAGTGCTGGCTCCTGCTTCACTCCAGCCTCAGACAGACCTCATGATGGGCAGATTTCCCTCCTGAAGGCTGGAATAAAGGCAAATCTGATTTACTTCTCTCAGGCAGATGCCAACAGCTTCAACAGCAGGGCTGGTTTCTAGCTAGACACCCAGCCTCTGATGGATCAGAGCTGATGCTCTGGCAACAGACACTGCTTGTACCATTTGCTGCTCAGCCAGGTTTCTTCCCAAGGGGCTGCAAAGCACTGTTACCATACCTGCCTGCATCcgcacagcagcatctctctcCCCTGTCCTCCCCTCCTACACAGAGCCCTTATA
Proteins encoded in this window:
- the LOC101869800 gene encoding indoleamine 2,3-dioxygenase 2, with protein sequence MEPGDSSEEPPLPLALERFQLSEEYGSLLPEPLTELPEPYGPWMEIAHDLPELITSHRLRSRVHQMPHLSTRHLHGRKELHLAHLVLSFITMGYLWQEGEEGTVKVLPQNLAVPFWEVSQALGLPPILSHADIVLANWRRKNPNGPLEIDNLDTIIALPGGESLRGFILVTLLVEKAAVPGFKAIVEAVRAVLQLDEETLHRALQDMAEAIRDMSKALKRMHDHVDPAVFYSVIRIFLSGWKDNPAMPDGLIYEGVSDEPMEYSGGSAAQSTILHAFDELLGIRHSEESAAFLHRMRGYMPPPHRAFVEEIHRAPSLKQLVLSSGDTRLHEAFNQCVSALVDFRSYHITIVTKYISVAAAKAKAGRAEQGTKAGSSIGKPPSALEAKGTGGSHIFCFLKSIRDTTREGMISA